Within Amycolatopsis sp. FDAARGOS 1241, the genomic segment CACGTGAACCTCGTGGCGCTCGGCATCGCGGCCCTCGCCTACGCCGGGGTGCTCGCGAGCCGCCGCCTCGACTACCGCTACCGCAAGCCCGTGTTCACCACACTGGCGCTGACGGTGTGGGCTTCACTGCTCACCAGCGGGATCGACCCGGTGGTCGCCGGGCTGGCAGTGGGCCTTGCGACATCGGCGTACGTGCCGAAGCGTGACACGCTGGAGGAGGCGACGGCACTGGTGCGGCTCTTCCGTGAGCAGCCGACCGCCGAGGCCGCCAGCTCCGCGAGCCGGCGACTGAGCGCGACGCTGTCGGCCAACGCCCGGCTGCGCCACGCCTTCCACCGGGTCGTGAGCTACGTCGTGGTGCCACTGTTCGCGCTGGCCAACGCCGGGATCGCGGTGAACGCCGGCGTGCTGGCGAGCGCGGTCACGGCGCCCATCACCGTCGGGATCTTCCTCGCCTACGTGGTGGGCAAGCCGCTCGCGGTGTTCGGCGCCTCGTGGCTGCTGGCACGGCTGACGCGCGGTTCGCTGCAGCCGCCGGTCGGCTGGGCCGGGGTGCTGAGCGGCGGCACGATGGCGGGCGTCGCCTTCACGGTTTCGCTGCTGATCGCGGACCTCGCGTTCACCGGGCGGGAGCTGGAGGAGGCGAAGCTCGGCGTGCTGGCGGCCGCCATCGGGGCCGCGCTGCTGACGTTCGTCGTGCAGCGGGTGACCGCGGCGTTGCCGGAGGCCGTCCGGACCCGCGCGTTGCTCGGCGACGCACCGGAGCTCACCGATCTCGTGGCGCCGGTTGATCTCGGCCGTGACCACGTGCGAGGACCGGAGAACGCCGCCGTGACCGTGGTCGAGTACGGCGACTTCGAGTGCCCCTGGACCGGCATGGCCGCGCCGACCGCGCGGGAGCTGCTGGCCGACAACGCCGACATCCGGTACGTCTGGCGCCACCTGCCGCTGCACGACATCCACCCCCACGCGCAGCTCGCGGCGGAAGCCGCCGAGGCGGCCGGCGCGCAGGGCGCGTTCTGGCCCATGCACGACCTGCTGCTCGCCAACCAGGACGACCTGCACTTCGACGCGCTCGTCGGCTACGCCGCCCAGCTCGGCCTCGACACCGCCCGCTTCCGCGACGACCTGCTCCACGGCCGCTTCACCTCCCACGTCGAGAGCGACGTCGAATCCGCTGATCTCAGCGGTGTCGCGGGCACCCCGACGTTCTTCATCAACGCCCAACGCCACGACGGCCCCCAGGACCTCGCCACCCTGAACGCGGCCATCACCGGCGCCCGCACCCGCGCGGCAGTCTTCACCACCTCCCCCGCCGCACCCGCCGCCGGCACCGCCGCGGCCGCGTCCGCCGCCTAGCACCGTCCATACCGGACTCATCCACTTCGGACACTTTGGAGGACACCATGACCACCAAGACGACCACCCCGGCCCCGACCCCCACCGAACCGGCCGGTGCGCTGACGCCGTCGCTGGACCTGATCCCCACCTTCTACGTGACCCGCCGCGGGCTGAAGCTCCCCACGTGGCCGCATCGCCGCCACCCCAGGTCCCGCTGACTCGCGGTGCCGCCCACGGATTCCCGCCACCTGGCGGGAATCCGTGGGCATCCGGCGTTCAGCCCGGTGGTGAGCCGGGCGTCCGGTTCCTACCGTGGCGACCATGATCCAGCTGCTGCTGCCGATCGTCATCGGCTTGGTGTATGTGGGGCTGTCGTCGTTGATCCCGGAGCCCGGGCGACGGAGGTTCAACGCCTTGATGGTCGCCGGCGCGGGTGGGGCCTACCTGTCGGGTGGGGCGCTGGGCCCGTGGGAACTCGGGTTCTCCGCGGTGATGGTCTTCGTGGCGTTGAGGGGCCTGGAGTCGTGGGCGTTCATCGGGGCCGGGTGGCTGCTGCACACCGCGTGGGACGTCGTCCACCACCTCAAGGGGCAGCCGATCCTGCCGTTCTTCCACGACTCTTCGTTCGGCTGCGCGCTCTGCGATC encodes:
- a CDS encoding Na+/H+ antiporter NhaA; amino-acid sequence: MQSINVTPIRPADATASMAPMAPMSERPSMTAMPTAPTSEMPMGRMSMSGPASSPLRAFLKTESGSAGVLVAAVVVALVWANVAPGTYEAVWNWVLSVRVGPLAAALPVRDWVNSGLMTLFFLVVGLEARREFDLGDLRERRRLVLPAVAGLAGMAVPVLIYLALTGGGPGAHGWGAAMSTDTALALGVFAVVGRGAPERIRTFVLTVFVVDDIVALVVIAFAYSSHVNLVALGIAALAYAGVLASRRLDYRYRKPVFTTLALTVWASLLTSGIDPVVAGLAVGLATSAYVPKRDTLEEATALVRLFREQPTAEAASSASRRLSATLSANARLRHAFHRVVSYVVVPLFALANAGIAVNAGVLASAVTAPITVGIFLAYVVGKPLAVFGASWLLARLTRGSLQPPVGWAGVLSGGTMAGVAFTVSLLIADLAFTGRELEEAKLGVLAAAIGAALLTFVVQRVTAALPEAVRTRALLGDAPELTDLVAPVDLGRDHVRGPENAAVTVVEYGDFECPWTGMAAPTARELLADNADIRYVWRHLPLHDIHPHAQLAAEAAEAAGAQGAFWPMHDLLLANQDDLHFDALVGYAAQLGLDTARFRDDLLHGRFTSHVESDVESADLSGVAGTPTFFINAQRHDGPQDLATLNAAITGARTRAAVFTTSPAAPAAGTAAAASAA